The nucleotide window CCATGACACGGCCCGGCACGGCACTGATGCTTCCGTGCCGCGGTTCCTCGTTCACGTGCGCGGCTCACCTCTCAGTGCGCCTCACAGAACTGTGTCTCAGGTCTGCGGACGGAACGGAGGAAAGCTCACCTGCACCCGGAACTCCTCACCGAACACACCGATCGAGGCTTCGCCGCCGAACATCTCGCTGCGTTCGCGGATGCCCACCAGACCGGTACCCGATCCGGTCGACGCCAAAGGAGAATCGTACGAGGCCTCACCGGAACCATCAGGAGCCCAGCCGTGAGCCGCGGCATCGGGACCGAGGGTCCGCACCGAATCCGGAGCATAGCGAGGGCGCGGCGGAACATCGATCGGGCCCGGTGTGCGCGGAAGCGGATTGCTCACCGAGAGCTGCACTCCGCGGGCGGCCGAGACTCCGATATCCACCGTGACCGGCGAGTTCGGCGCATGCTTCATCGCATTCGTCAGGGCCTCCTGGACAATGCGATAGACCGCACGGTCGAGAGCGGGCGGGCAGGAGTCGACGTCCTGAATGACGATGAGCGGACGCACGATCGTTCCGGTCGACGCCACCGAGGCGATGAGCTCCGGAATCGCCGACATGGTCGCACGGCTCGGCGGCGCCGAGGACGCGCGAGAATGGTGCGGATCGGCCAAGTTGCCGTTTCTCACACCTCCCACCAGATGGCGCAGATCCTCCAACGAGGCACGCGCCTCCTCCCGCAGAGCCGAGGCCGTCGAAGCGACCTCAGGATCTGTCTGCGCCGCCACCTCCAATGCGCCAGTGTGCAGAGAGATCACCGACAGGCGGTGGGACAGCGTGTCGTGGAGTTCGCGAGCCAGCAGCTCGCGTTCGGACTGCCTGGCAATCTCGGCCGAGAGCGATTCATTCCGCAGAGTCTCTCGTTCAGCGATCGACTCGACAGCCCTCATCCTCCTCGTCCTGCGCAGAAGCGCCCCGACTCCCAGCGCTGTGCCCAGGCCGATGAGGCAAGCCGCCACCGTGATGACCCTGATCGCCAGGTGAGAATCGTCCGGCGGAATCGTCGCTTCGACCCCCGTGACCTGCGCCGGGTCGGGCAGGAAGAAGATGCTGAACGGATTGTGCTCAGGCTGCGCCAGACACATCCGCACAGTGGAGAACACGACCAAGCCGGTGCTCACCGCCGAGGCAGTGATCGCCTGCCGCTTCGGAGCCCGGATGACAAGGTGGAAGACCGCGATGAGGAGCATGAGAGCATCGCCCCACGCCGCAGTGAGCAGGCCGCCCACGACGAACGGGACCCACGGCCACCGGTGCCGGAGGAAGACCAGCCCCCACGCGAGAAACAGCAGCAGGACGGCCACGAGACCGGTGTCGTTGAGCTCGCCGTCGCTGAAGGCCCAGGGGTTGGCCGTCACTGCCATCGAAGAGGTGAAGATCCCGATGAGATAGACAATGACGCCGACGAGGATGCTGCCGGCGATGCGCACGCCGCGCGGGATCCTGCGGCGAGGGACGGAATGTTCTGACACAGATGAATCGTAACCGCGGGCACTGACACACGTAGTCCATCATCAGGCTGGAGGCAGTCAACCGTTCGGCTGGCAGGGTCCAGCCCGATTGCGGACGTGCGAGAGGGCGTAAGAGGCGAGGCTGGAGCCGTCAGTCAGAAACAGCCTCGAAGGAGCGTCATGTCCCACCCGCAGAACCCCCAGAATTCCCCACAGCAGCCGCAATCCCCGCAGGTCCAACCCCAATGGTCCTCGCAGCATCAGCCCCCTTACAGTCCCCATGATCAGCAGGCGCCCCAGCATCACGACCCACAGCAGTGGGCGCCCGCTCAGGCCGCACCTGCACGCACCGGCCCCGCCTATGGCGACGGGAGCCTTCCGCCCAAGCAGCCTTATGGACAGAAACCCCCGAAGCAGAAGAAGCCGCTGTTGAAGCGATGGTGGTTCTGGCTGCTGGTCATCATCGTCGTCATCGCCATCGGCAGCGCTCTCGGAGGCGGCGGGGACGAAGCCACCGGCTCCTCAGAGGAGAACGCGGCCGACGCCCAGCCGTCGGGAACATCTGCCGATGAGAAGAAGGCCGCGGAGCCAGCAGAGGAAGCTGCGTACGGAATCGGCGACACAGTGTCCGCCGATGATTGGGAGGTCACCGTCGCATCGGTCAAAGACGGGGTGTCAAAGGTCGGCGACGAGTATCTCGGCGTCGAAGCACAGGGACAGTTCGTGCAGATCGAACTCTCCGTGAAGAACACCGGATCGGAGCCGAACTACTTCTTCGAAGACGACATCAAACTCGGCGACGACAACGGCAATACCTACTCGGCGGATTCCGAAGCCGGCATCTACGCGGCCGAAGACAACATCCTCTTCCTCGAAGAGATCAATCCTGGAAACACAGCCAAGGGCGTCCTCGTCTTCGACGTCCCCGAAGACGTCGACGCGAACCGGCTCACCTTCGCCGGGGGACTCTTCTCCGACCCGGTGGAGATCTCCCTGCAGTGACCTCTCGGGCTAGCCGCGCAGGGCCCGCCCCCGCGCGGTGATCGCCCGGGCCGCGCTCATGGTCTGGCCGAGGAAACCTCGACCGAAGAGGCGGACATGGGCGAGAAGCGCGAAGAAGCTGTGTGCAGGCAGATCCTCACGCCATCCCTCAGGCAGCGGATGGGCCTGCTCATATCCGGAGAAGATCTCACCGAGATGGGCGGTGCCGAAGAGCGCGAGGAGAGCGAGATCTTCCAGCCGGTGTCCGCCATGGGCGGCCGGATCGATCAAGGTGACTCCGTCGGCGGTCCACATGAGGTTGCCCGCCCACAGGTCACCGTGGACGCGGGCGGGTTCCTCGGCTCCGTGACCGCAGATCCCGTCGAAGCCGCCTTCACCGATCGTGTCCACCGCCGAGGCGATCACCGCTTCCTCGTCCTCGGTCAGCTCACCGGCAAGCGAGGACAGCAGAGGGTGAAGCCGCCGAACGGCCCAGAACTCGGCGAATGACGAACCGGATTTCGCTGACACCTCGAAGGGCGCGTCAAGCGGGCCGAAGAAGGCAGAAGCAGACGGCGACCACCCGAAGCCGGGAGCCCCGGCATCATGCAGCGCGGCCAGGCGACGCCCGAATTCGACAGCTGCGGCAGCACTCGGCCCGGTCTCTTCGAAGCGTTCGAGGCTCAGCCAGTCCTCACCCTGGTCGAGGACCTCGACGACGGGGACGACGCCGGGCTCGGCCAACCACCGGAGTCCGGCGGATTCGGCGGAGAAGAAGCCGGCAGGGGCTCCGGCGCGGTGTTTGACGAAGTCGGAAGTCATGGTCCCAGGGTAACGGGAGTACACGGCTCACGGCCGAAGTTCGGCGAGGAGACCGGCCGCCACGGCGATGAGCTCACCATTGCCCGCGGCCTGCGTGCCGTCGATGAGCACCGGGGTGTCCTCCAAACCTGTGCGGATGCCGTGGCCGCGCCGAACGGCGCGGGCGTTGACGACCCAGGAGGCGATGCCCTCCCCATGATGGACCTGCGGCAGGTCGATGCCCGCCTCGGCCAGGACCCGCTCGATCGCAGCGGCCTGTGCCAGGGCTCCATCCGGATCGGTCACGGTGGGTTCGACGAGCACCCGTCGGCAGCGATCGGCCAGTCCCGAATCGACGAAGGCCGCTGCATCATCGACGCTGAGCAGACCCGCCTCGATTGCGACGCCGCGGCCGAGGAGCAGTTCGCATACCTCGCGGATTCCCGCCTCGCCCTGATTGGCGCTGACGAGATCGGGCAGCTGCGTCCATTCCGCGATGAGAGCCAGACGCCGCTGAGGATCGGGCTCGATCTCGGCCGCGGTGCTCACAGAGATCGGAATCTCCGGGCACGCGATACGCACCTCACGGAGCGTCTCCGCGACCGCCTCGGCGTCGAAGGTCTGCCGACCCGAGACAGCGAAGGGGTGGAGGTGGACGACCTGAGCTCCCGCATCCACGGCGGCCCTCGCCTCGGCGGCAATGGTCTGCGGACTGCGAGGAGTGCCCGGATGATCGCGGTCACCGTTGAGAGCGGCGTGCAGCTGCGGTTCAGACGAAGCGAAGGCATTCATCTGCCCACTGTCTCGCATTGGCCACGGCGAGTACAGCATCAGCGGCGAGACCCGGCAAGTCAGCCGCGAATCATTGGTGGAACACTGCACGGACATACACAGGTCATCATGTGGTTCGACACGGCGTGTTGTCAGGAATGACTCCCTGTGCCGCCAGGTGTCGTGCGAAGATGAATGTACCTCGAATGAGGTGACTCAACAGAAACAGGAGCTCATCATGGCTATCATCCTCTGGATCATCGCAGCGATTCTCGTCGTCTCCGGCATCTTCGCGATCTTCCGCAAGCAGCTGCTGTGGGGAATCGTCCTCATCGTCGTCGGCTGCCTCGTCGGCCCCGGCGGAGTCAGCCTCTTCGCCTGACCGGAAGACTCCGGACTGTGCTCGGCGTGGGCTGACGTCATAGGGTGTTCCGAGAGCCCGCCGCGCACAGCGGCGGTCCCGGACGAAAGGGGCACCCGCACGTGACGAAGAGCGCAGATCTGAACACCGCCGGGGTGCAGAACGGTCATTCGTGCTGCGCCCCGGCGTCCACCCGCACCGAGGCGGTCGCCAGTCCGGCTGCGAATTCCGCAGTGACGTCTGCAGTGAAGTCTGCCGCAGATCCCGGAGTGGGACCCGATTTCAGCTTCGATTTCGTGACCGTCGGCGGCGACTTCGATATGGGAGATCCCTACGGCGACGGACACCCGGCCGATGGGGAGGGTCCACGACACCGAGTGAGTCTGCGCGAGTATCAGATCGCAGCGACGAGCGTGACGAATGACGACTTCGCCCGCTTCGTTTCCGACACCGGCTATGCCACCACCGCGGAACGGCTGGGCTCCTCGGCCGTCTTCGCCATGCTCCTTGAGGCGAACCCGCAGGCACACGGCAGTGTCCTCGGACAGGCGCCGGGCGTGCCCTGGTGGGTCGAGGTCTCCGGCGCGAACTGGGCGGCTCCCGAAGGCCCGGGCTCCGATATCGCGGACCGCCGGGACCACCCGGTCGTCCACATCAGCTGGGACGATGCCCAGGCATACTGCATGTGGTCGGGCACCCGACTGCCGAGTGAGGCCGAATGGGAGTGCGCCGCCCGCGGCGGCCTCAAGGGCCGGCGCTATCCCTGGGGAAACCGCCTCCTCGCAGAGGGGGAGTGGATGTGCAACATCTGGCAGGGCGACTTTCCCCGTACGAACACGCTCGACGACGGATTCATCGGCACCGCGCCCGCCCGCCACTTCGAACCCAATGGGCTGGGACTGTTCAACACCGTCGGAAACGTCTGGGAATGGTGTGCCGACTGGTTCGCCCGCGACTACTACCAGCACTCGCCCCAGACCGATCCGCATGGTCCGGACCACGGGGAGACGAGGATCATGCGCGGAGGCTCGTTCCTCTGCCACGACTCCTACTGCAATCGCTACCGTGTCGCCGCACGGTCATCGAACACTCCGGACTCCTCGGCCTCGAACATCGGCTTCCGCGTGGCCCGGGACCCAGCCTGAGGCCGGAGATCAGTCCGTGAGTTCGTCACCGAGGCTGCTCATCAGACGGTTCGTCTCCGCAGTCAGGGTCTCAAGGGTGAAGGCCACGGTCTCACGAGCGTCCGCCCCGGTCCGTGTGACTGCCGTGATGTGTCGCGACGGAGCGTAGTCACCGCTGATCGGGATTCGGCGCACCGGGTGGAGATCCTGAGACCTCGACATCCGGGAGGCCACACAGACCCCGAACCCGCCGTGGACCAGGGCGGTTCCGGTGTTCCAGTCATCGGCGTAGTGACCGATGCGCGGGGCGAACCCGGCCGCCGCGCAGCTGGCCATCAGGAGCTGGTGGTAGCCGGTGCCCGGCCTGCCCAGAATCCACGTCTCATCGGCTGTGTCGGCGATCGTGACCGACGCGCGCTCTGCCAACGGGTGGTCGAGGGGGACCATGAGGTCGAGCGGATCATCGATGAGGAAGTGATGGCTGAAGCGGTCATCGCCGCCGGCTGGGATGTCAGGCGCGGCGACGACGATGCCGACGTCGGCATCCCCGGAGAGCAGGTAGTCGAAGCACTCGGCGGGCTCGGCCTCGATCGTCTGGGTCTGCAGATGCGGGAACTTCCCATTGAGAGCCCGCATGGTCGGAGGCAGGAGCAGGCTTGCGGCGGTGGAGAAGCCGCACAGACCCAACGACCCGGACACCGTCTCTGAGTACCGACCGAGATCGGCCAACGCCATCTCCCATTCCGCCGACATGACATCGACGTGGCGCAGCAAGGCCTCGGCTGCAGGAGTGAGTCTGACGTTGCGCCCGTGCTGTTCGAGCAGGGGCACACCGAGTTCTGCGGCGAGCTGTTTGACCTGGTGGGACACCGTTGATGGCGAATAGCGGAGGGAATGTGCCGCGGCAGTGACTGTGCCGTGCCTGTGGATCATGCTCAACATCGTGAGTCGACCGTCAATCATGCGACCTCATCGAATGGATTCGTGGAAGTTCTTACGATAGACAACAATACTCTGTCGGCTCCATCATGGAACCGAAGGGGCTGGCCGAAGCGACGACGCAGCCCCGCAGACCTGCCTCGTGAGCGCGATTCACGCGCCGAGCGCACAGCAGTCGACGCAGGAAGATGGAGGTTCCGTTTGGCCGAGAACGCACGTATCAGAGGGACGAGGCGGCAGCTGTGGTTCGGTGCGCTGGTGCTGCTCATCCTCTCGGCCGCCGCGAACATGGCCAGCCCTCTGTATCCGCTGTTGCAAGAGGCCCATGGGATGTCCGAGTCGATGATGACCGCGCTCTACGCGACCTACGTGTTCAGCTGTGTGCCGTCGCTGCTGCTGTTCGGTTCGGCGGCCGACGCCTTCGGCCGCAAGCCGGTGCTGCTGGCCGCGATCGCCCTGGTGGGATTCGGCACCGCGGTCTTCGGGATCGACACTGCTGGAATGCTGGGCCTGTTCGCCGGCAGGGCGCTGGTCGGCGTCGGGCTCGGTCTCGGCACGGGGGCCGGAATCGCACTGATGGTCGAGGCCTCGCCCGCGCGGAGGGTGTGGTTGGGATCGACGCTGGCGACGATCTCATTCGTCCTGGGGTCGGGAATCGGTCCGATCCTCGCCGGAGTGGTCTCATCGCTGTCCTCCTCGCCGCTCGTCCTGCCGTTCCTCGTCATGGTGGTCTTGATCGCCATCGTTATGGTCCTCATCGCGATGATGCCGCTGCAGCGACCGATCACGCGTCAGCGGTGGCGTCCGACATGGCCGTCGGTGCCGGGAGCCATGCGCATAAGCTTCAACATCGCTGCGCTGACCGGCTTCGTCGGGTGGACGGCTCTGGGGCTCTTCCTCGCACTGCTGCCGTCGATGGCGCAGTCGATCA belongs to Brevibacterium spongiae and includes:
- a CDS encoding sensor histidine kinase — encoded protein: MSEHSVPRRRIPRGVRIAGSILVGVIVYLIGIFTSSMAVTANPWAFSDGELNDTGLVAVLLLFLAWGLVFLRHRWPWVPFVVGGLLTAAWGDALMLLIAVFHLVIRAPKRQAITASAVSTGLVVFSTVRMCLAQPEHNPFSIFFLPDPAQVTGVEATIPPDDSHLAIRVITVAACLIGLGTALGVGALLRRTRRMRAVESIAERETLRNESLSAEIARQSERELLARELHDTLSHRLSVISLHTGALEVAAQTDPEVASTASALREEARASLEDLRHLVGGVRNGNLADPHHSRASSAPPSRATMSAIPELIASVASTGTIVRPLIVIQDVDSCPPALDRAVYRIVQEALTNAMKHAPNSPVTVDIGVSAARGVQLSVSNPLPRTPGPIDVPPRPRYAPDSVRTLGPDAAAHGWAPDGSGEASYDSPLASTGSGTGLVGIRERSEMFGGEASIGVFGEEFRVQVSFPPFRPQT
- a CDS encoding DUF4352 domain-containing protein: MSHPQNPQNSPQQPQSPQVQPQWSSQHQPPYSPHDQQAPQHHDPQQWAPAQAAPARTGPAYGDGSLPPKQPYGQKPPKQKKPLLKRWWFWLLVIIVVIAIGSALGGGGDEATGSSEENAADAQPSGTSADEKKAAEPAEEAAYGIGDTVSADDWEVTVASVKDGVSKVGDEYLGVEAQGQFVQIELSVKNTGSEPNYFFEDDIKLGDDNGNTYSADSEAGIYAAEDNILFLEEINPGNTAKGVLVFDVPEDVDANRLTFAGGLFSDPVEISLQ
- a CDS encoding fructosamine kinase family protein is translated as MTSDFVKHRAGAPAGFFSAESAGLRWLAEPGVVPVVEVLDQGEDWLSLERFEETGPSAAAAVEFGRRLAALHDAGAPGFGWSPSASAFFGPLDAPFEVSAKSGSSFAEFWAVRRLHPLLSSLAGELTEDEEAVIASAVDTIGEGGFDGICGHGAEEPARVHGDLWAGNLMWTADGVTLIDPAAHGGHRLEDLALLALFGTAHLGEIFSGYEQAHPLPEGWREDLPAHSFFALLAHVRLFGRGFLGQTMSAARAITARGRALRG
- a CDS encoding 3-keto-5-aminohexanoate cleavage protein, which produces MNAFASSEPQLHAALNGDRDHPGTPRSPQTIAAEARAAVDAGAQVVHLHPFAVSGRQTFDAEAVAETLREVRIACPEIPISVSTAAEIEPDPQRRLALIAEWTQLPDLVSANQGEAGIREVCELLLGRGVAIEAGLLSVDDAAAFVDSGLADRCRRVLVEPTVTDPDGALAQAAAIERVLAEAGIDLPQVHHGEGIASWVVNARAVRRGHGIRTGLEDTPVLIDGTQAAGNGELIAVAAGLLAELRP
- a CDS encoding GPGG-motif small membrane protein, with protein sequence MAIILWIIAAILVVSGIFAIFRKQLLWGIVLIVVGCLVGPGGVSLFA
- a CDS encoding formylglycine-generating enzyme family protein; the protein is MTKSADLNTAGVQNGHSCCAPASTRTEAVASPAANSAVTSAVKSAADPGVGPDFSFDFVTVGGDFDMGDPYGDGHPADGEGPRHRVSLREYQIAATSVTNDDFARFVSDTGYATTAERLGSSAVFAMLLEANPQAHGSVLGQAPGVPWWVEVSGANWAAPEGPGSDIADRRDHPVVHISWDDAQAYCMWSGTRLPSEAEWECAARGGLKGRRYPWGNRLLAEGEWMCNIWQGDFPRTNTLDDGFIGTAPARHFEPNGLGLFNTVGNVWEWCADWFARDYYQHSPQTDPHGPDHGETRIMRGGSFLCHDSYCNRYRVAARSSNTPDSSASNIGFRVARDPA
- a CDS encoding LysR family transcriptional regulator — protein: MIDGRLTMLSMIHRHGTVTAAAHSLRYSPSTVSHQVKQLAAELGVPLLEQHGRNVRLTPAAEALLRHVDVMSAEWEMALADLGRYSETVSGSLGLCGFSTAASLLLPPTMRALNGKFPHLQTQTIEAEPAECFDYLLSGDADVGIVVAAPDIPAGGDDRFSHHFLIDDPLDLMVPLDHPLAERASVTIADTADETWILGRPGTGYHQLLMASCAAAGFAPRIGHYADDWNTGTALVHGGFGVCVASRMSRSQDLHPVRRIPISGDYAPSRHITAVTRTGADARETVAFTLETLTAETNRLMSSLGDELTD
- a CDS encoding MFS transporter codes for the protein MAENARIRGTRRQLWFGALVLLILSAAANMASPLYPLLQEAHGMSESMMTALYATYVFSCVPSLLLFGSAADAFGRKPVLLAAIALVGFGTAVFGIDTAGMLGLFAGRALVGVGLGLGTGAGIALMVEASPARRVWLGSTLATISFVLGSGIGPILAGVVSSLSSSPLVLPFLVMVVLIAIVMVLIAMMPLQRPITRQRWRPTWPSVPGAMRISFNIAALTGFVGWTALGLFLALLPSMAQSIIPASGTLTSGLIVGSVLVVSAASQLVAPKFQPRAAQTLGLTLMGLGAALLLSSNLPAISPMAVKVIMVFAATATGIGHGLSYWGANREIDVLTPPRNRAGISAALYLAFYAGAGAPAVIVGALALVMPLVTGTMIFTLALLLATIVTIPVPSLSQTVIRQSKAGRSEAGHTDTVRSDSGRSGTASARHTAAR